CGTAAGTCAAGTGCCGAATTTGTATGCCATCGGACGAGACCTCCACTTCGTTGGGCACGTTTGGGTCGGCGACTTTGCAAGCATTGAACTGAAGCCAGTACGTTGTCGCAAACGGTCCCACTGTTGCGCATCCCAGATAAGAACCGTTATCTCCTTTGAAGGGCACATATTGAGGAAGAATATCAAGGGACTCGGCGTACAAGAGCCCCTCCGCCTGGGAGTGGGCAAATAAGTAGCTCTCCAGGTTATTGCTTACAGCCAAAGGCTCGTTTTGTTGCACCAAATGCAGCCGCACAGCATTCTCTTTGTGAAATAAAAGGCGGAAGAGAGTACACGACGAACTTGAGCTTCCATCGGAAACGATGAGGGCGCTCTCAGGGTCTTCTTTCAACCAGAATTTCTGGTTGAAGCAGCACTTTATATGCACATGCCTCTCACCATTCTCGTTATCACCATTTTCCTCTACCAGCTCATGTTTTACCAAAGGACTGGTGAGATCATCGTAACAGAATCTTAGAAACCCGCCTTTGTACCACCCTAAATATTTGTTGTTGGCTCCTCTGAATGCCACGTTCCGGCCTACAAGTGGAGAGATTTTTGCGGCACTCATGGGCTGAGCAGGCGTAGCCATTCTGAAATGCAAATAGCAGTGAATTCGAACTATGCTCAAGGCGCTTCTGCTATACATGTTGGCTTTCGTGCCTGTCATCGTTTATGTTTATATAGACCTTAAGATCCGACATGTTGGCTATCGTGTCTGGATATCATGGATTAGCTCACACAATAAGTAATCTCATGAGGAGAAGACTCCCTTTTCACTATTGAACGAAGTTATCTATCCACCCACCCTCCCACTTGGCCACTATAATGGAATGGTAGATCGAATAGCTTACCACTATCCGAAGAAAGAAGTGCAAGGTCGAAGGGCTCCCCTCCCCAGTATGGGATGAAAGAGCTTCCCATAGATGCTGAAGCTCGAAGAGCCCACCTCTCTAGAGTTACCCAAATCTTAGCTTTGTTCCCACAATTGGGAATTCATGGATTTTCCATGggaattatttattaatggaatttgTCGCTATTTCATCTATTTTAGCTGTTTGATCAGTTATTTGAATCTACAACAATTGCATTTTGAGGTCTCATTTAAATAGTTATTCAATTATAttcaattatattaattttatcACATTTTTAGTTACATCTATTGTCATTTATTCATCATTATTGACCATTTAT
This genomic stretch from Cryptomeria japonica chromosome 8, Sugi_1.0, whole genome shotgun sequence harbors:
- the LOC131857511 gene encoding uncharacterized protein LOC131857511, encoding MTGTKANMYSRSALSIVRIHCYLHFRMATPAQPMSAAKISPLVGRNVAFRGANNKYLGWYKGGFLRFCYDDLTSPLVKHELVEENGDNENGERHVHIKCCFNQKFWLKEDPESALIVSDGSSSSSCTLFRLLFHKENAVRLHLVQQNEPLAVSNNLESYLFAHSQAEGLLYAESLDILPQYVPFKGDNGSYLGCATVGPFATTYWLQFNACKVADPNVPNEVEVSSDGIQIRHLTYDRYWNRMSDTYVAIDPDGKTGETDHHFKPVLVDEHTVSLLSLGNNLFCSRWYSSWSGWHYLCPWVSTIDQSGGGTRGLAQGTLDPVRLGQR